The Fusarium keratoplasticum isolate Fu6.1 chromosome 8, whole genome shotgun sequence genome includes a region encoding these proteins:
- a CDS encoding putative membrane protein — protein sequence MAQKPIRDWVYLAIISVQLFGMFVLDFTPLYPDSLYGNPSAPFHFLTIIRDTYLTVSGDPFFGDKFVGDWFHGFLWLELLVQCPLAIYIVSQLSSKSPSSGPAELAGLAFGCLTGMGTVACVSELIPMGPELVSEEHKTNLLYGTYLPFLIIPGVMAVDMYTRLLRRVSTDTKAKTQ from the exons ATGGCTCAGAAACCAATTCGCGACTGGGTCTATttggccatcatctcggtGCAGCTCTTTGGCATGTTTG TCCTCGACTTCACCCCTCTCTACCCAGACTCCCTCTACGGCAACCCCTCAGCGCCCTTCCACTTCCTCACCATCATTCGCGACACCTACCTCACCGTCTCGGGTGACCCCTTCTTCGGGGACAAGTTTGTTGGCGATTGGTTCCACGgtttcctctggctcgaGCTGCTTGTCCAGTGCCCCCTGGCCATCTACATCGTCTCCCAGCTCTCCTCCAAGAGCCCATCCTCGGGCCCGGCTGAACTTGCTGGTCTTGCGTTTGGCTGTCTCACCGGCATGGGCACTGTGGCGTGTGTTTCCGAGTTGATTCCTATGGGTCCGGAGCTCGTCTCAGAGGAGCACAAGACAAACCTTCTCTACGGCACTTATCTTCCTTTTCTCATCATCC CCGGCGTCATGGCCGTTGACATGTACACAAGGCTCCTACGTCGTGTGAGCACcgacaccaaggccaagacacAGTAG
- a CDS encoding Transcriptional adapter 2, which produces MGVIRKKTITRGSEGGVKYVCDVCSSDITSTVRIRCADSACSDFDLCVSCFAKGEARNAHDPATHAFRVIEQNSFPIFDREWGADEELLLLEGAEIYGLGSWSDIADHIGGFREKDEVRDHYLQTYVDSPCFPLPKRCAPKDCELANEIPREEFQSRKKRRIEERRDAAKNAPALQPKTKPTASVPSCHEIQGYMPGRLEFETEYANEAEEAVQLMQFDPGDGLNPRTGELEPEMELKLTVMDIYNCRLTQRVERKKVIFEHNLLDYRENTKLEKKRTKEEKDLLQKAKPFARMMNHKDFEDLNQGLIDELNLRQAIAQLQEWRNNRIGDLRSGEKYEADKASRIQKSIPMGSMDRERLASAQRSKQPPPEPPSGAALLVAPELPIRPSPTPNGEVNGDSKASTNGQTNGVNGVNGVNGVNGHAPPKQKYTAQPISGVQPLQLSQDNAPDLHLLTPEEAKLCEVIRLQPKPYLMIKEQILKEALKTNGTLKKKQAKEICRLDSQKGGRIFDFFINSGWVGKA; this is translated from the exons ATGGGCGTTATACGTAAGAAAACCATCACCAGAGGGAGTGAAGGAGGTGTCAAATACGTCTGCGACGTTTGTTCGTCTGATATCACATCTACG GTCCGTATTAGATGTGCCGACTCAGCCTGTAGTGATTTCGACCTCTGCGTCTCGTGTTTTGCCAAAGGAGAAGCCCGAAATGCTCATGACCCCGCGACCCATGCCTTTCGTGTCATTGAGCAGAACTCGTTTCCCATCTTCGACCGGGAATGGGGTGCCGATGAAGAATTACTCCTTCTCGAAGGCGCAGAGATATACGGTCTCGGTTCATGGTCCGACATTGCCGATCATATTGGTGGATTCCGAGAAAAGGACGAAGTCCGCGACCACTATCTCCAGACCTATGTCGACTCACCATGTTTTCCGCTCCCGAAGCGATGCGCCCCGAAAGATTGTGAGCTAGCCAACGAGATTCCCCGTGAAGAGTTCCAATCGCGCAAAAAGAGGCGAATAGAGGAACGGAGAGATGCAGCCAAAAATGCACCAGCCCTTCAGCCCAAGACGAAACCCACGGCTAGTGTACCGAGTTGTCATGAAATCCAGGGTTACATGCCGGGTCGTTTGGAATTTGAGACCGAATACGCGAATGAGGCAGAGGAAGCTGTCCAGCTTATGCAATTCGACCCTGGCGATGGATTGAATCCCAGGACCGGTGAGCTTGAGCCCGAGATGGAGCTCAAGCTGACTGTAATGGACATTTACAACTGCCGACTGACGCAACGTGTGGAACGCAAAAAGGTCATCTTTGAGCACAATCTCCTCGATTACCGGGAAAACaccaagctggagaagaagcgcacaaaggaagaaaaggaccTACTCCAGAAGGCCAAACCATTTGCCCGGATGATGAACCacaaggactttgaggatCTCAACCAGGGTCTCATTGATGAGCTCAACTTGAGACAAGCCATCGCGCAGCTTCAGGAATGGCGGAACAACCGGATTGGAGATCTTCGGAGTGGTGAAAAGTACGAAGCTGACAAGGCGTCACGCATCCAAAAGTCGATTCCCATGGGATCCATGGACCGCGAGCGCTTGGCGTCTGCTCAGAGGTCAAAACAGCCTCCCCCCGAACCTCCCAGTGGAGCCGCCCTGCTTGTCGCCCCAGAGCTGCCCATCCGGCCGTCGCCGACGCCCAACGGTGAGGTCAACGGGGACAGCAAGGCATCGACGAACGGCCAGACCAATGGTGTCAATGGCGTAAACGGTGTGAACGGCGTCAATGGGCATGCACCACCAAAGCAGAAGTACACTGCGCAACCCATCTCGGGCGTACAGCCCCTGCAGCTGAGCCAGGACAACGCGCCAGACTTGCATTTACTCACACCTGAGGAAGCCAAACTGTGCGAAGTGATTAGGCTGCAACCGAAGCCGTACTTGATGATCAAGGAAcagatcctcaaggaggcgctcaagaccaacggcacgctgaagaagaagcaggccaaggagatctGCAGGTTGGACTCGCAGAAAGGAGGGAGGATTTTCGATTTCTTTATCAACTCGGGATGGGTGGGCAAGGCGTGA
- a CDS encoding Very-long-chain 3-oxoacyl-CoA reductase, producing MDAISDFFQRVPQPLQWSLAGIGALVLGSKLLSYLQLVLSAFVLGGTNLRKYGKPGTWAVVTGASDGLGKEYALQLAAKGFNLVLVSRTLSKLESLAAEIQEKFPGKGLEIKSLAMDFSQNNDADYERLAELIQGLDVGILINNVGQSHSIPVSFLETAKEELQNIITINCIGTLRVTQTVAPILKQRKRGLILTMGSFGGWTPTPYLATYSGSKAFLQQWSNALSSELADDNVDVYLVLSHLVTTAMSKVRRPSLLVPNARNFVKAALGKVGLGGYQTAPNTYTPWWSHAFMLWLIENVPGVNSPITIYYNKKMHVDIRRRALRKAAREAKKQ from the exons ATGGACGCCATTTCTGATTTCTTTCAGCGCGTGCCGCAGCCTCTTCAGTGGAGTCTTGCTGGTATTGGTGCCCTCGTGCTCGGCTCCAAGCTGTTGAGCTATCTCCAGCTCGTCCTCAGCGCCTTCGTTCTGGGAGGCACCAAC CTCCGAAAGTATGGCAAGCCTGGCACCTGGGCTGTCGTGACTGGCGCCTCTGATGGCCTGGGCAAGGAGTACGCTCTTCAGCTCGCCGCTAAGGGcttcaacctcgtcctcgttTCCCGAACTCTGTCGAAGCTAGAGTCTCTGGCTGCCGAGATCCAGGAAAAGTTCCCCGGAAAGGGCCTCGAGATTAAGAGCCTTGCCATGGATTTCTCCCAGAACAACGATGCCGACTACGAGCGACTGGCCGAGCTTATCCAGGGTCTGGACGTTGGTATCTTGATCAACAATGTCGGCCAGAGCCATAGCATTCCCGTTTCCTTCCTGGAGACTGCGAAGGAGGAGCTCCAGAACATCATCACTATCAACTGTATCGGCACACTTCGGGTTACTCAGACTGTCGCTCCTATCTTGAAGCAGCGAAAGCGTGGCCTTATTCTGACCATGGGCTCTTTCGGCGGCTGGACTCCTACACCCTACCTGGCCACCTACTCTGGTAGCAAGGCTTTCCTTCAGCAGTGGAGCAACGCCCTGTCTTCGGAGCTTGCTGATGACAACGTCGATGTTTACCTTGTTCTGAGCCATCTCGTCACCACGGCCATGAGCAAGGTCCGCCGCCCCAGTCTGCTTGTCCCCAATGCTCgcaactttgtcaaggccgcACTTGGAAAGGTTGGCCTGGGTGGCTACCAGACTGCCCCCAACACCTACACACCTTGGTGGAGCCACGCCTTTATGCTCTGGCTGATTGAGAACGTTCCTGGTGTCAACAGCCCCATCACCATTTACTACAACAAGAAGATGCACGTGGACATCCGACGGAGGGCTCTGCGCAAGGCGGCTCGGGAGGCTAAGAAGCAGTAA
- a CDS encoding MFS domain-containing protein: protein MATTARLSASSKDMKPSELEAIHDEKMLEQDEPVNPHGDYSGAAAKTDPAEIALVRKLDRMIMPILWAMYFLNYLDRNALPQARLNTLEEDLNLKGVQYNTAISILFVGYLLMQVPSNMFMTRTRPSIYLSVCMIGWATVSACTALVKNYSGLIACRFFLGFVEAPFYPGALYLLSIYYTRKELATRISLLYTGQVVSTGCSGLIAAATFSTLDKVKGIAGWQWLFIIEGCVTAIVALFGFFLLPDDPSQTRWLTPEERELCIQRIKRDTVGGQTRGSTWEGLKQACSDPRTWLFCLMQNLHISACSFNNFFPTIIRSMGFKSTTALLLTAPPYFVSGLLGIPFAWSSGHFNERTWHITAGLSLAVVGFVMSCATLDLATRYTATFLYATGAYSVGSVILGWVSNTLSQTPEKKSVAYALVNVTANLAYIYCAYLWPKSDDPAYRMGFSSMVGFAVTSIMCAWAMRVWLMRLNKKIQRSENEAVALYAY, encoded by the exons ATGGCTACTACCGCTCGACTGTCCGCTTCTTCCAAGGACATGAAGCCCTCCGAGCTTGAGGCGATTCACGACGAAAAGATGCTCGAGCAAGACGAGCCAGTCAACCCTCATGGTGACTACtctggtgctgctgccaaaACAGATCCCGCCGAGATTGCCCTTGTTCGAAAGCTTGACAGGATGATCATG CCCATTCTCTGGGCCATGTACTTTCTCAACTACCTCGATCGAAATGCCCTGCCTCAAGCCCGATTGAACACCCTCGAAGAGGACCTGAACCTTAAAGGCGTCCAATACAACACTGCCATTTCGATCCTGTTTGTTGGCTATCTCCTGATGCAAG TCCCCTCCAACATGTTCATGACAAGAACTCGCCCTTCCATTTATCTGTCTGTCTGCATGATCGGCTGGGCCACCGTCTCAGCTTGTACTGCACTTGTCAAGAATTACAGCGGTCTGATTGCTTGTCGATTCTTCCTGGGCTTTGTTGAAGCT CCTTTCTACCCCGGTGCTCTATACTTGCTGTCGATTTACTACACACGAAAGGAACTCGCCACACGCATCTCGCTGCTGTATACCGGACAGGTTGTGAGCACAGGATGTTCGGGTCTCATCGCCGCAGCTACGTTTTCCAccctcgacaaggtcaaggggaTTGCGGGCTGGCAATG GCTTTTCATCATCGAAGGCTGCGTCACCGCCATCGTCGCCTTGTTCGGCTTCTTCCTGCTCCCAGACGATCCCTCGCAGACCCGCTGGCTCACCCCTGAGGAGCGTGAGCTTTGCATCCAGAGAATCAAGCGAGACACCGTGGGCGGGCAGACTCGAGGCTCAACCTGGGAAGGCCTGAAGCAAGCCTGCAGCGATcctcgcacttggctctTCTGTCTGATGCAGAATCTTCACATCAG TGCTTGCTCTTTCAACAACTTCTTCCCTACTATCATCAGGTCCATGGGTTTCAAGTCCACCactgctcttcttcttaccGCTCCTCCGTACTTTGTCTCTGGACTGCTCGGTATTCCGTTTGCCTGGTCTTCGGGTCATTTCAACGAGCGAACTTGGCACATCACAGCCGGTCTCTCCCTGGCAGTGGTTGGTTTTGTGATGTCTTGCGCCACCCTCGACCTAGCGACACGCTACACGGCAACATTCCTGTATGCCACGGGTGCTTACTCTGTTGGATCCGTCATCCTCGGTTGGGTGAGCAACACTCTCTCTCAGACCCCTGAGAAGAAATCTGTTGCATATGCTCTCGTCAACGTCACGGCCAACTTGGCATACATCTACTGCGCCTACCTCTGGCCCAAGTCGGATGACCCTGCGTACAGAATGGGCTTCTCCAGCATGGTTGGATTTGCAGTGACTAGCATCATGTGTGCTTGGGCTATGAGGGTTTGGTTGATGCGACTCAACAAGAAGATTCAGAGGTCGGAGAACGAGGCGGTTGCCCTTTACGCCTACTAG
- a CDS encoding Rhodanese domain-containing protein, which yields MRLFRSISKPFFSQARTMTTIATLKRLSAKSLSEKILEEVNAADPTFAIIDVRDDDYIGGHIKGASNIPAHTLDAMMATLVRRLKDKKTVVFHCALSQIRGPSAALKYLRERDGLLRSMGEDPKGADGQEVFVLDRGFSGWQELYGEDERLTEGYVKDLWDNY from the exons ATGAGGCTGTTCAGGTCCATCAGCAAACCCTTCTTTTCCCAGGCTCGCACGATGACAACCATTGCGACCCTCAAGCGGCTATCAGCCAAGTCTTTGTCGGAGAAGATTCTCGAGGAGGTGAACGCTGCGGACCCCACGTTTGCCATTATTGATGttcgtgatgatg ACTACATCGGCGGCCATATCAAGGGTGCAAGCAACATCCCCGCCCACACTCTcgacgccatgatggcgaccCTCGTGCGCCGCCTGAAGGATAAGAAGACAGTCGTCTTCCACTGTGCCCTCAGCCAAATCCGAGGACCCAGCGCCGCGCTCAAGTACCTCCGCGAGCGGGACGGCCTGCTGCGCTCCATGGGCGAGGATCCCAAGGGAGCAGACGGGCAGGAAGTGTTTGTGCTGGATAGAGGGTTCTCTGGATGGCAGGAGCTGTATGGAGAGGATGAGAGGTTGACGGAAGGGTATGTGAAAGATTTGTGGGATAATTACTGA
- a CDS encoding Galactose-1-phosphate uridylyltransferase translates to MPDQILDDISHRRYNPLTDSWLLVSPHRTKRPWQGQQEAAVAGSLPEYDPKCYLCPGNTRAAGGQNPAYDTTFAFVNDYSAVKAEQPDYEGESSSNDLESLLLRAQGVKGVCYVITFSPKHHVTLADMTPNEIVPVIEHWTRIYANHLAASSPLAAEAEKLTISMPKDAAPIPEEEYRYMQIFENKGAAMGCSNPHPHCQVWTTSTLPEEPGKELVQMTKYRAQHEGRHLLGDYVKLELEKEERVVWQNEGFVIVCPWWAVWPFEVLILPKRHIRSLVDFKPEERLQFAEAIQEVTRRYDNLFECNFPYSSGLHQAPLSGTPEEVENAYFHMHFYPPLLRSATVKKFLVGYELMAEPQRDITPEQATVRLRNCGGELYRKNL, encoded by the exons ATGCCTGATcagatcctcgacgacatATCTCACCGCAGGTATAATCCACTGACGGACTCCTGGCTTCTTGTGTCTCCTCACCGGACGAAGCGGCCCTGGCA GGGCCAGCAAGAGGCTGCTGTCGCAGGCTCACTTCCTGAATATGATCCTAAG TGCTATCTCTGCCCAGGAAACACACGCGCTGCTGGAGGCCAAAACCCAGCTTACGACACGACCTTTGCTTTTGTCAATGACTATAGCGCTGTAAAGGCGGAACAGCCAGACTACGAAGGCGAGTCCTCGTCTAATGACCTGGAATCTCTGCTCCTGCGGGCGCAGGGAGTCAAGGGCGTCTGTTATGTTATTACCTTCTCTCCAAAGCATCATGTTACTTTGGCCGACATGACGCCCAACGAGATCGTCCCTGTTATTGAGCATTGGACTCGCATCTACGCCAACCACCTGGCAGCATCCAGCCCGCTCGCGGcggaggccgagaagctgacCATCTCCATGCCCAAGGATGCCGCTCCTATCCCAGAGGAGGAATATCGCTACATGCAAATCTTTGAGAATAAGGGCGCAGCTATGGGCTGCTCGAACCCCCACCCTCATTGTCAGGTCTGGACAACTTCTACTTTGCCAGAGGAGCCTGGTAAGGAGCTGGTGCAGATGACCAAATACCGAGCTCAGCACGAAGGCCGACATCTCCTGGGCGATTATGTCAAGTTGGAGCTGGAAAAGGAGGAGCGTGTTGTCTGGCAGAACGAGGGCTTTGTCATCGTCTGCCCTTGGTGGGCTGTCTGGCCATTCGAAGTCCTCATTCTTCCCAAGCGACACATCCGATCCCTCGTCGACTTTAAGCCTGAGGAACGGCTCCAGTTTGCTGAGGCGATCCAAGAGGTTACCCGAAGATACGACAACCTGTTTGAATGCAACTTCCCCTACAGCTCTGGACTTCACCAGGCCCCTCTCAGCGGGACGCCCGAGGAGGTAGAAAACGCCTACTTCCACATGCACTTTTACCCACCTCTGCTGCGCTCGGCCACGGTCAAGAAGTTCCTCGTCGGCTACGAGCTCATGGCTGAGCCGCAGCGTGACATTACGCCCGAGCAGGCCACGGTCCGCCTGCGCAACTGCGGAGGAGAGCTGTATCGAAAGAATCTCTAG
- a CDS encoding Zn(2)-C6 fungal-type domain-containing protein: MHSPNQLAPGSCFNCRRQKQRCDRLLPQCSRCSSKAVACDYKATTTSQTSPFSPGTQVEAAVLVHLRDSCSFDLSLLAERYLIWAACASGDSVGDEGSHAQPTLSTLIQDIFSAGGVDLPAMIETYFTIAHSWLPILDKEQLYLDISHLLGYPGYQNDIVALLLLCIYIFIQQPCQHPNHSVKSALYRTARRLFFLLQTSAHSSDIALLQSGLLLVAYELGHGMSKDAYGTLGVCTSLAQQLSLEPGGCDRGMIQRPEITQLDLCWSGIVLLDRYVPPLSSKSKAYDYANGAYRTIMLSDFDYRIPQSVGLNHQFVGAAVGKASDEDLHGDDLPRKFVARAKVALHIGKILDAMASPDPAQREAAETSLHRLQDSFADVVRSALAILYCLRETQVSALSSPATRSAVQSVYNIVFDTFHTEGEIVRRRGWVNDSRPCFIGICCLQGAAIRMDRLYVDGLVGEDLMELRSTLESFSTRWKLGESFIEALHAGREDSSPDRFQSIGCSRMKLECRVPETTQRKKRGKSTRVAQLEKKIDGIVSLLAAQKGLSPLTPESPQDVPAQQQPIPEDIQAVQLAPDRLPPPIIGRSDDDYADLELFPGFRITHDEATKRLEVYRRDYVPEFPFVPMPDSLASHEFYSESRFLFWTILAVVSPLKEKVQMDFKAWFRKYLAEHVVMGQERSLDILQGMLVYLAWNDFHFYGDLQVTSIIQLAIGLIIDLRLDRPAGAILGAPRSLLGDAWTSMGKPCSKIKTDQSSQDKRAVLGMYYITAILSSFFKKNTIVPWSNHLSQCCDHLIEAREYESDLYLVALVRMQHLAERGFSAIPAVDYLDPTPPTFRGHVAMTMNNVHRELERLSKFQPDSVKQNHAFWAHYYTLLVRLYEPTILMRAAPLNTSDGTLMEPLQHSEYMWKCLEAVADSFQEQLAFPAAQMSTLPVTVNCVLAFATVTASRLILSENSPDWDTSLARRRLNFQDILKGLSDQFEAADQEALRLDRRRRVMEDGSSVFLKCSFKVRWIRQWYMNKIPQEEQQQHQQQQHVETPCAALAQTQSVIEPTPDWAANFQFDDDFWADLMTGYDADALDTSLASVAPAH, translated from the exons ATGCATTCTCCAAATCAACTGGCTCCAGGGTCCTGCTTCAACTGCAGGCGCCAGAAGCAGCGATGTGATAGGCTCCTCCCGCAATGCTCCCGTTGCAGCTC GAAGGCGGTTGCCTGTGATTATAAAGCAACGACTACCTCCCAGACAAGCCCCTTTTCACCCGGAACTCAGGTAGAGGCAGCCGTGCTGGTACATCTTCGAGACTCGTGCAGTTTCGACCTGTCCCTGCTGGCCGAACGCTACTTGATATGGGCAGCTTGTGCGAGTGGCGACAGCGTGGGTGATGAGGGCAGCCATGCTCAGCCCACGCTGTCCACACTTATCCAAGACATCTTCAGCGCAGGCGGCGTAGACCTGCCCGCCATGATTGAGACTTACTTTACCATTGCGCACAGCTGGCTTCCCATATTAGACAAGGAGCAGCTGTATCTTGATATAAGTCACCTCCTCGGATACCCGGGATATCAAAACGATATCGTTGCACTTCTACTTCTTTGCATCTACATCTTTATACAGCAACCGTGCCAACACCCAAACCATTCAGTCAAGTCCGCCCTATACCGCACCGCTCGGCGCCTGTTCTTTCTCCTTCAGACATCAGCTCATAGTTCAGATATTGCCTTGCTACAATCTGGTCTTTTGCTGGTTGCGTACGAACTTGGTCATGGCATGAGCAAGGATGCCTATGGGACTCTTGGTGTGTGCACGAGTCTCGCGCAGCAGCTGAGTCTGGAACCGGGCGGCTGTGATCGAGGCATGATACAAAGACCCGAGATAACGCAACTTGATCTGTGCTGGAGCGGGATTGTGCTGCTTGATAGGTATGTACCACCATTATCAAGCAAATCCAAGGCTTATGATTATGCCAACGGCGCTTATAGAACCATCATGCTATCCGACTTTGATTACCGTATACCACAGTCCGTTGGTCTCAACCACCAGTTCGTAGGTGCGGCAGTTGGCAAGGCGTCGGATGAGGATCTCCATGGCGACGACTTGCCTCGCAAGTTTGTGGCACGGGCAAAAGTGGCTCTGCACATTGGCAAGATACTCGACGCCATGGCGAGTCCAGACCCAGCGCAaagagaagcagcagaaacAAGCCTCCACAGGCTG CAAGACAGCTTTGCTGACGTTGTGAGAAGCGCTTTGGCTATCTTGTACTGTCTGCGTGAGACGCAGGTATCCGCCCTTAGCAGCCCCGCGACACGTTCGGCTGTTCAAAGCGTGTACAACATTGTATTTGACACATTTCACACCGAGGGCGAGATTGTCCGCCGTAGAGGCTGGGTTAATGACAGTCGACCCTGTTTTATTGGTATATGCTGTTTGCAAGGTGCCGCCATTCGCATGGATCGCCTGTACGTGGACGGCCTCGTGGGTGAAGACTTGATGGAGCTACGAAGCACTCTTGAATCGTTCAGCACTCGTTGGAAGCTCGGAG AGTCTTTCATCGAGGCATTACACGCTGGAAGAGAGGATTCATCGCCTGATAGGTTTCAAAGCATAGG ATGCTCTCGAATGAAGCTAGAGTGTCGAGTACCAGAAACAACACAGAGGAAAAAGCGCGGAAAGTCAAC ACGGGTAGCTCAACTGGAGAAAAAGATTGACGGCatcgtctccctcctcgctGCCCAGAAAGGCCTCTCTCCCTTGACACCAGAGAGTCCTCAAGATGTGccagcgcagcagcagccaatCCCTGAAGACATCCAGGCAGTCCAGCTTGCCCCTGATCGCCTCCCGCCTCCTATTATTGGGCGTTCTGATGATGACTATGCAGACCTGGAGCTATTCCCAGGCTTCCGCATCACCCATGATGAGGCCACGAAACGGTTAGAGGTGTATCGTCGAGACTATGTGCCCGAGTTCCCCTTTGTGCCCATGCCTGATTCGCTCGCGTCCCATGAGTTTTATTCCGAGTCGCGGTTCTTGTTCTGGACCATTCTGGCTGTTGTCTCGCCACTCAAGGAGAAAGTGCAGATGGACTTCAAAGCTTGGTTCCGCAAGTACCTCGCCGAGCATGTAGTCATGGGCCAGGAAAGGTCACTAGACATTCTTCAGGGGATGCTAGTCTACCTAGCCTG GAACGACTTTCACTTCTACGGAGACCTCCAGGTCACCAGCATTATCCAGCTGGCCATCGGTCTTATAATCGATCTAAGGTTAGACAGACCAGCGGGAGCCATCCTCGGTGCTCCACGCAGCTTACTAGGAGATGCGTGGACTTCAATGGGCAAACCCTgctccaagatcaagacggaTCAATCGTCACAAGACAAGAGAGCCGTTCTGGGGATGTACTACATAACAGCCAT ACTGAGTTCATTCTTCAAAAAGAATACCATCGTGCCGTGGAGCAACCATCTGTCGCAATGCTGCGACCACCTCATCGAGGCACGAGAGTACGAGTCCGACCTGTACCTCGTGGCTCTCGTCAGGATGCAGCACCTAGCTGAGCGTGGCTTCAGTGCCATACCAGCCGTCGACTACTTGGACCCTACTCCACCGACCTTTCGAGGCCATGTTGCCATGACCATGAACAACGTCCATCGCGAGCTGGAGAGACTCTCCAAATTCCAGCCAGACTCTGTCAAGCAGAACC ACGCATTTTGGGCTCACTACTACACCTTGCTCGTGCGCCTTTACGAGCCCACCATCCTCATGCGAGCAGCCCCCCTCAACACTTCAGACGGAACCCTCATGGAACCACTCCAGCACTCCGAGTACATGTGGAAATGCCTCGAAGCAGTAGCCGACTCGTTCCAGGAGCAACTCGCCTTCCCCGCGGCTCAAATGTCCACCCTCCCCGTGACGGTCAACTGCGTCCTTGCCTTTGCGACCGTCACAGCCTCGCGCCTCATCCTCTCGGAAAACTCTCCAGATTGGGACACCAGCCTtgctcgacgacgactcaATTTTCAAGATATACTCAAGGGTTTGAGCGATCAGTTTGAAGCGGCGGATCAGGAAGCACTGCGACTCGACCGAAGACGTCGCGTCATGGAAGACGGTAGCAGCGTGTTTCTCAAATGCAGCTTCAAAGTACGATGGATTCGACAATGGTACATGAACAAGATACCACAGGAagaacagcagcagcatcagcagcaacagcatgTGGAAACTCCATGTGCAGCGCTGGCGCAGACACAGAGCGTGATTGAGCCGACTCCAGACTGGGCGGCCAATTTCCAATTTGATGATGACTTTTGGGCGGATTTGATGACGGGATACGATGCTGATGCTCTAGACACGTCGCTTGCGAGTGTTGCACCGGCCCATTAG